A region from the [Limnothrix rosea] IAM M-220 genome encodes:
- the ureA gene encoding urease subunit gamma: protein MQLSPQEKDKLLIFTAALVAERRKDKGLKLNYPEAVAYISAAILEGAREGKMVSELMSEGQTWLSRDEVMEGVPEMVDEVQVEATFPDGTKLVTVHNPIQ from the coding sequence ATGCAACTTTCGCCACAGGAAAAAGATAAGCTCCTCATTTTTACTGCTGCCCTAGTCGCAGAACGACGCAAAGACAAGGGTTTAAAGCTAAATTATCCCGAAGCCGTTGCCTATATCTCCGCCGCAATTCTTGAAGGGGCACGGGAAGGAAAGATGGTCTCCGAGCTGATGAGTGAAGGCCAAACTTGGCTGTCACGGGATGAGGTGATGGAAGGTGTGCCGGAGATGGTGGACGAAGTTCAGGTAGAGGCGACATTTCCCGATGGTACAAAACTGGTCACTGTCCACAACCCGATTCAATAA